Proteins co-encoded in one Enterobacter sp. R4-368 genomic window:
- a CDS encoding PAAR domain-containing protein, giving the protein MPTGYFLRPGDKTTCGGHILSGSPRHSFGGMATARNGDSVSCGKDGKIYYIAGGIPDYWIYGVAAAGTLHSRSTCPCRARFISSFPNASYWLEEAKPVKAIPVAAPPVANAPPQPAKIAEPEQYAQAAKKKNNFADTCGPEDNPLLNGVYIWTEIKRAGHVFVSVHENNTVSLYTYGRYGRTAPGGFTGDGILNFLQDEDARDYYRVELYRMGARAFRIGDADPTKTRQFFEDLWNKGEPAIQTSKMEEKIKRRGHTIDEYDVTGNNCTTHSVEGIKFAGSMVFEHSYTSTTTQIPIELEEDFTIPLSLQRYLETKSSDFSSMTVIEMTDEFKKLYSNKDNLSPYQESPKGKIQHIAAGFAATGDSLSQYSSGTFGGVLGGSYDVDE; this is encoded by the coding sequence ATGCCAACGGGTTATTTTCTACGTCCTGGCGATAAGACAACATGCGGCGGCCATATTCTTTCAGGCTCTCCGCGCCATAGCTTTGGCGGGATGGCGACCGCAAGGAATGGTGACTCTGTATCGTGTGGTAAAGATGGAAAGATCTACTACATCGCGGGTGGCATACCCGATTACTGGATTTATGGCGTTGCAGCAGCAGGGACGTTGCATAGCCGAAGCACATGTCCCTGTAGAGCAAGATTTATTTCGTCATTTCCAAATGCCTCTTATTGGCTTGAAGAAGCAAAACCAGTTAAAGCCATTCCTGTCGCTGCCCCGCCAGTTGCAAACGCTCCTCCTCAACCTGCAAAAATTGCAGAACCTGAACAATATGCACAAGCGGCGAAGAAGAAAAATAACTTTGCGGACACCTGTGGGCCCGAAGATAACCCGCTATTGAACGGCGTTTATATCTGGACTGAAATCAAAAGAGCAGGTCACGTTTTCGTTTCGGTACATGAGAACAACACTGTCTCCCTTTACACATATGGGCGATACGGTAGAACCGCTCCCGGAGGTTTCACGGGGGACGGTATTCTTAACTTCCTGCAAGATGAAGACGCAAGAGATTACTATAGGGTCGAGCTATATCGGATGGGCGCAAGAGCATTCCGTATAGGTGACGCTGACCCGACGAAAACGAGGCAATTTTTTGAAGATCTTTGGAACAAAGGCGAACCAGCGATTCAAACATCTAAGATGGAAGAAAAAATCAAGCGAAGAGGCCACACCATCGATGAGTACGACGTAACAGGAAATAATTGTACCACTCACTCTGTTGAGGGAATTAAGTTTGCCGGGTCGATGGTATTCGAACATAGCTACACATCCACCACAACTCAGATTCCTATCGAATTAGAAGAAGATTTCACCATTCCTCTCTCATTGCAGCGTTATCTTGAGACCAAAAGTTCTGACTTCTCATCAATGACAGTTATTGAAATGACGGACGAGTTTAAAAAACTCTATTCCAATAAGGACAATTTATCGCCCTATCAAGAGTCACCAAAAGGGAAAATTCAGCACATTGCGGCGGGGTTCGCCGCTACTGGTGATTCATTATCACAATATTCCAGCGGTACTTTTGGCGGTGTATTAGGTGGATCTTATGACGTTGACGAGTAG
- the actS gene encoding amidase activator ActS — protein MRAGCLTKSPFRIVICLAISLLLASCAGSNSTYSGSVYTVKRGDTLYRISRITGTSVKDLASMNGISPPYTIEVGQRLKVNGSSKTTSSSTKSGTKTAKVVPSSQVPLSSWPPVGQRCWRWPTTGKVIMTYSTSDGGNKGIDIAGTRGQPVYASGAGKVVYVGNQLRGYGNLIMIKHSEEYITAYAHNDTLLVNNGQSVKAGQKIATMGSSDADSVRLHFQLRYKATAIDPLRYLPPQGSPPKC, from the coding sequence TTGCGCGCAGGATGCCTGACGAAAAGCCCGTTTCGTATTGTCATTTGCCTGGCAATCAGTTTGCTGCTGGCGAGCTGCGCCGGTAGTAACTCTACTTATTCCGGCTCCGTTTATACGGTGAAGCGGGGCGATACCCTGTACCGCATATCCCGTATTACCGGCACCAGCGTAAAAGATCTTGCCAGCATGAACGGTATTTCACCGCCGTATACCATTGAAGTGGGGCAGCGATTGAAAGTGAATGGCTCGTCGAAAACCACCTCATCCTCGACAAAATCCGGTACTAAGACTGCGAAAGTGGTGCCTTCCTCGCAGGTTCCGCTCTCGTCGTGGCCGCCGGTAGGGCAACGCTGCTGGCGCTGGCCGACAACCGGAAAAGTCATCATGACCTATTCCACCTCTGATGGCGGGAACAAAGGCATTGATATCGCTGGTACACGCGGCCAACCGGTTTATGCCTCTGGCGCCGGGAAGGTGGTCTATGTCGGCAATCAGCTGCGCGGCTACGGTAACCTGATCATGATTAAGCATAGCGAAGAGTACATTACCGCTTACGCGCACAACGATACGCTGCTGGTCAATAACGGGCAGAGTGTGAAAGCGGGGCAGAAGATCGCCACCATGGGCAGCAGTGACGCGGATTCCGTGCGCCTGCACTTCCAGCTGCGCTATAAGGCGACAGCTATCGATCCGCTGCGTTATTTACCGCCTCAGGGCAGCCCGCCGAAATGCTGA
- a CDS encoding LysR family transcriptional regulator — protein sequence MDLKRLRYFCRVVEQGSVSQAAKVLNMAQPPLSKRIQELEEELQVSLFSRQGNRIEPTEAGYFLYRKACEILRQVEDTARETVAIANKEKFQLRLGLTHLFQCYFKPLLLELYKRHPDAEINISVTDSSHLETMLNEGTIDLAMIQRPYRSEGFDYVSFDPVRLVAVISKQCLAQAPVSSFDYQALAAFPLVLLHRAKDAGTYEMLIDLFRKAGGNPKVIMHITQPGVILEWLESGLAAATLLPSSEVDARKLSHCHVVDVFPSPQVFYPALVKMPSTPFLPEIMEIIAQGYPIPRNSV from the coding sequence ATGGATTTGAAAAGATTGCGTTATTTTTGCCGTGTGGTAGAGCAGGGCTCCGTAAGCCAGGCGGCGAAAGTGCTGAATATGGCGCAGCCGCCGCTCAGTAAACGGATCCAGGAACTGGAGGAAGAGTTACAGGTTTCCTTATTTTCGCGTCAGGGAAACAGAATTGAACCCACAGAAGCCGGTTATTTTCTTTATCGTAAAGCCTGTGAAATATTACGTCAGGTTGAAGATACGGCACGGGAAACTGTAGCAATTGCCAATAAAGAAAAATTCCAGCTAAGACTCGGCTTAACCCATCTTTTTCAATGCTATTTTAAACCGTTATTACTGGAGCTTTATAAGCGCCACCCCGACGCTGAAATTAATATATCCGTTACTGATTCCAGCCATTTAGAAACCATGCTCAATGAAGGCACGATCGATCTGGCGATGATCCAGCGGCCTTATCGCAGCGAAGGCTTCGATTATGTGTCTTTTGATCCGGTGCGGCTGGTGGCGGTGATCAGTAAGCAGTGCCTGGCGCAAGCTCCTGTGAGTTCGTTTGATTACCAGGCGCTGGCGGCGTTCCCGCTGGTGCTGCTGCACCGGGCAAAAGACGCCGGCACTTACGAGATGCTGATCGATCTGTTTCGTAAAGCGGGTGGTAACCCGAAGGTGATTATGCACATCACCCAGCCGGGGGTGATTCTGGAGTGGCTGGAGTCTGGCCTTGCCGCGGCAACGCTGCTGCCGTCATCGGAAGTCGACGCCCGTAAACTCAGCCATTGCCATGTTGTGGATGTGTTTCCCTCACCGCAGGTATTTTATCCGGCGCTGGTGAAGATGCCCTCCACGCCTTTTTTGCCGGAGATAATGGAAATTATCGCGCAGGGTTACCCGATTCCGCGCAACTCCGTTTGA
- a CDS encoding UbiD family decarboxylase, producing the protein MSNSKNHNASGVCDLRSALELLKTLPGEYVETDTEVDPHAELSGVYRYVGAGGTCQRPTRKNGPVMVFNKVKGFQDISVAIGLNGSRKRVSHFLNCAPEKLGHLLKDSVQNPIPPVLTQDHAVCQEVVHLASDANFDLRKLLPAPTNTEEDAGPYITMGLCYASDPETRESDITIHRLCVQSRDELSMWLTPGRHIDAFRMKAEAAGKPLPISISIGVDPAIEIAACFEPPTTPLGYDELSVAGALRGHAVEMVQCKTIDERAIAHAEIVIEGELLPHVRLREDQNTDTGKAMPEFPGYTGEAKEALPVIKVKAVTHRYNPIWRTTVGPGEEHVNMAGIPTEASILDMVGRAMPGKLLNVFAHSAGGGKLLAVMQFKKFSPADEGRQRQSALLAFSAFPELKHVILVDEDVDIFDSDDVLWAMQTRYQGDVDTVTIPGVRCHPLDPSQVPEYSPSILQQGMSCKTIFDCTVPFHLKSHFERSKFKAVDVKRFLPDFE; encoded by the coding sequence ATGTCAAATAGCAAAAATCATAATGCCAGCGGCGTTTGCGATTTACGTTCTGCTCTTGAATTACTCAAAACATTGCCCGGTGAATATGTGGAAACCGACACCGAAGTGGATCCACACGCGGAACTCTCCGGGGTTTATCGTTATGTTGGCGCAGGCGGAACCTGCCAGCGCCCGACGCGGAAAAACGGCCCGGTGATGGTGTTCAACAAGGTAAAAGGTTTTCAGGATATCAGCGTCGCCATCGGCCTCAACGGTTCCCGCAAACGCGTTAGCCACTTCCTTAACTGCGCGCCGGAAAAACTTGGTCACCTGCTGAAAGACTCGGTACAAAACCCGATTCCGCCAGTGCTGACCCAAGACCACGCGGTGTGCCAGGAAGTGGTGCATCTGGCAAGTGATGCGAATTTCGATCTACGCAAATTGCTACCTGCACCAACGAACACCGAAGAAGATGCTGGCCCCTACATTACCATGGGTCTGTGTTACGCCTCTGATCCAGAAACGCGTGAATCCGATATCACCATTCACCGCCTGTGCGTGCAGAGCCGCGATGAACTGTCGATGTGGCTAACGCCGGGTCGCCATATCGACGCATTTCGCATGAAAGCGGAAGCAGCGGGGAAACCGCTGCCGATCTCCATCAGTATCGGTGTCGATCCGGCAATTGAAATTGCCGCCTGTTTTGAGCCGCCGACCACACCGCTGGGTTATGACGAACTGAGCGTTGCCGGTGCGCTACGCGGGCACGCCGTGGAAATGGTGCAGTGTAAAACCATCGACGAACGCGCCATTGCCCATGCGGAAATCGTTATTGAAGGCGAACTGCTGCCGCACGTGCGTCTGCGTGAAGATCAGAACACCGATACCGGCAAAGCGATGCCTGAGTTTCCTGGCTACACCGGCGAAGCCAAAGAAGCCCTGCCGGTTATCAAGGTGAAAGCGGTAACCCATCGCTATAACCCGATCTGGCGTACCACGGTTGGGCCGGGCGAAGAACACGTCAACATGGCGGGTATTCCGACAGAAGCCAGCATTCTTGATATGGTGGGGCGCGCCATGCCGGGTAAACTGCTTAACGTCTTCGCACACTCAGCGGGCGGCGGCAAGCTGCTGGCAGTGATGCAATTCAAAAAATTCTCGCCTGCGGATGAAGGCCGTCAACGCCAGTCCGCGCTGCTTGCATTCTCCGCGTTCCCGGAACTGAAACACGTGATTCTGGTTGATGAAGATGTCGACATTTTCGACAGCGACGATGTGCTGTGGGCGATGCAAACCCGTTATCAGGGCGATGTCGATACCGTCACCATTCCCGGCGTACGTTGTCACCCGCTCGATCCATCGCAGGTGCCGGAATACAGCCCGAGCATTTTGCAGCAGGGCATGTCCTGCAAAACCATTTTTGACTGTACGGTGCCGTTCCATCTGAAAAGCCACTTTGAACGCTCGAAATTCAAAGCGGTGGATGTGAAACGCTTCCTGCCAGATTTCGAATAA
- a CDS encoding UbiX family flavin prenyltransferase: protein MTTLQRIIVGISGASGFQYGVKALELLRGQPLEVHLVVSKGAEKTCALETDYQLDEVMALADVVHPVGNLGAAISSGSYKTMGMLVAPCSMRTLGSIANCLTDNLLTRAADVVLKERRRLVLLARETPLHLGHIRNMQAVTEMGGIIFPPVPALYQRPQSTDEIITHSVSRALDLFGIDVKNLPRWGEGNLAHHA from the coding sequence GTGACCACATTGCAACGCATCATTGTTGGCATCAGCGGCGCTTCCGGTTTTCAGTATGGCGTAAAAGCACTTGAGCTTTTGCGCGGGCAGCCGCTGGAAGTCCATTTGGTTGTCTCGAAAGGGGCGGAAAAAACCTGTGCGCTGGAGACGGATTATCAGCTAGATGAGGTGATGGCGCTTGCGGATGTGGTGCATCCTGTCGGCAATCTTGGGGCTGCCATTTCCAGCGGATCGTATAAAACCATGGGCATGCTGGTTGCGCCCTGCTCCATGCGAACGCTGGGATCTATCGCCAACTGCCTGACGGATAACCTGCTAACCCGCGCCGCCGACGTGGTGCTCAAAGAGCGCCGCCGTCTGGTGCTGCTGGCGCGCGAAACGCCGCTTCATCTCGGGCATATTCGCAATATGCAGGCAGTGACGGAAATGGGCGGGATTATTTTCCCGCCGGTCCCGGCGCTCTACCAGCGTCCGCAATCCACTGATGAGATCATTACCCACAGCGTCAGCCGTGCGCTGGATCTGTTTGGTATTGATGTGAAAAATCTCCCGCGCTGGGGCGAGGGAAACCTCGCTCATCACGCGTAA
- a CDS encoding DUF554 family protein yields MLIGPYVNGAAVIVGGLLGSLVGTRIPERVKVALPLTFGLCSVGLGINLVIKVKFMPAVVLAMVIGAVIGEAFFLEKQIGKAAGTTRGLINRIFPPVQGLTHDEFTEKFVAILVLFCASGTGIFGAMHEGMTGDPSILYIKTVLDLFTAAIFATMLGFSVMTIGIPLIIVQVALATLAVFILHMITPDMMGDFSCAGGLIMVATGLRICNIKPFPVANMLPGLVLVMPFSALWATLFA; encoded by the coding sequence ATGTTAATCGGTCCTTATGTGAACGGCGCCGCCGTCATTGTTGGTGGTCTGCTCGGTTCACTGGTTGGTACGCGCATTCCCGAACGTGTGAAAGTGGCGCTGCCGCTGACATTTGGTTTGTGCTCTGTTGGTCTGGGTATCAATCTCGTTATTAAAGTGAAATTTATGCCCGCCGTGGTGCTGGCGATGGTAATCGGCGCGGTGATCGGCGAAGCGTTTTTCCTCGAAAAACAGATCGGCAAAGCGGCCGGTACCACGCGTGGTTTAATCAACCGTATTTTCCCGCCGGTTCAGGGTCTTACCCATGATGAATTCACCGAGAAGTTCGTCGCCATTCTGGTGCTGTTTTGCGCCAGCGGCACGGGGATTTTCGGTGCGATGCATGAAGGCATGACCGGCGATCCCTCGATTTTGTATATCAAGACGGTGCTGGATCTGTTCACGGCGGCGATTTTTGCCACCATGCTCGGCTTCTCAGTGATGACTATCGGTATTCCGCTGATCATCGTCCAGGTAGCGCTGGCTACGCTCGCGGTCTTTATCCTGCATATGATCACCCCGGATATGATGGGCGACTTCTCCTGCGCGGGTGGTTTAATCATGGTGGCGACCGGGCTGAGAATTTGTAATATCAAGCCTTTTCCGGTGGCGAACATGCTTCCCGGTCTGGTACTGGTGATGCCCTTTTCCGCTCTCTGGGCCACTCTTTTTGCCTGA
- the idi gene encoding isopentenyl-diphosphate Delta-isomerase — MVIQEHVILVNDQGEVLGTKEKYAAHTSHTPLHLAFSSWLFRPTGECLVTRRAMSKKAWPGVWTNSVCGHPQMGETIEQAIVRRCRYEVGAEIAAITTIAPGFRYRETDPSGIVENEICPVFAAEIVSPLKINSDEVMEYQWVKLDALLHALNAAPWAFSPWMAAEATSAEKQLRQFAAELAQ, encoded by the coding sequence ATGGTTATACAAGAGCACGTTATTTTAGTTAACGACCAGGGAGAGGTACTCGGCACAAAGGAGAAATATGCCGCGCATACCTCACATACACCGCTGCATCTGGCTTTCTCCTCCTGGCTTTTTCGCCCGACAGGCGAATGTCTGGTTACCCGCCGCGCCATGAGTAAGAAAGCCTGGCCCGGCGTCTGGACCAACTCCGTTTGCGGCCATCCGCAAATGGGTGAAACCATTGAGCAGGCGATTGTCCGCCGCTGCCGCTACGAAGTGGGAGCCGAAATCGCCGCTATCACCACTATCGCACCGGGTTTTCGCTACCGGGAAACCGATCCTTCAGGCATTGTCGAAAATGAGATCTGCCCGGTCTTTGCCGCAGAGATCGTATCGCCGCTTAAAATAAACAGTGATGAAGTGATGGAATATCAGTGGGTTAAACTGGATGCGTTGCTGCACGCGCTCAATGCTGCGCCCTGGGCTTTCAGCCCGTGGATGGCGGCGGAAGCCACAAGCGCGGAAAAGCAGTTACGACAATTTGCCGCAGAATTAGCGCAATAA
- the lysS gene encoding lysine--tRNA ligase codes for MSEQQAQGADAAVDLNNELKTRREKLAQLREQGVAFPNDFRRDQTSDKLHAEFDAKENEELEALGIEVAVAGRMMTRRIMGKASFVTLQDMGGRIQLYVSRDDLAEGVYNEQFKKWDLGDILGARGKLFKTKTGELSIHCTELRLLTKALRPLPDKFHGLQDQEARYRQRYLDLISNDESRNTFKIRSQILAGIRQFMVGRDFMEVETPMMQVIPGGASARPFVTHHNALDLDMYLRIAPELYLKRLVVGGFERVFEINRNFRNEGISVRHNPEFTMMELYMAYADYKDLIELTESLFRTLAQNILGKTEVPYGDEVFDFGKPFEKLTMREAIKKYRPETNMADLDNFDSAKAIADSIGIKVEKSWGLGRIVTEIFEEVAEAHLIQPTFITEYPAEVSPLARRNDQNPEITDRFEFFIGGREIGNGFSELNDAEDQAQRFQDQVDAKAAGDDEAMFFDEDYVTALEHGLPPTAGLGIGIDRMVMLFTNSHTIRDVILFPAMRPVK; via the coding sequence ATGTCTGAACAACAAGCACAAGGCGCTGACGCGGCAGTCGATCTTAATAATGAACTGAAAACTCGCCGCGAGAAGCTGGCGCAACTGCGTGAGCAGGGCGTGGCGTTCCCGAACGATTTCCGTCGCGATCAGACCTCTGACAAGCTACATGCGGAATTCGATGCCAAAGAGAACGAAGAGCTGGAAGCGCTGGGCATTGAAGTCGCCGTTGCGGGCCGTATGATGACCCGCCGCATCATGGGTAAAGCCTCTTTCGTAACCTTGCAGGACATGGGGGGCCGCATTCAGCTGTATGTCTCTCGTGACGATCTGGCGGAAGGTGTCTACAACGAGCAGTTCAAAAAATGGGATCTCGGCGATATCCTCGGCGCGCGCGGCAAGCTGTTCAAGACCAAGACCGGTGAACTCTCTATCCATTGCACCGAGCTGCGCCTGCTGACTAAAGCGCTGCGTCCGTTGCCGGACAAATTCCACGGTTTGCAGGATCAGGAAGCGCGCTATCGTCAGCGTTACCTGGATCTCATCTCGAATGATGAATCCCGCAACACTTTCAAAATTCGCTCGCAGATCCTGGCCGGTATCCGCCAGTTCATGGTAGGCCGCGACTTTATGGAAGTGGAAACGCCGATGATGCAGGTGATCCCGGGCGGTGCGTCTGCGCGTCCGTTTGTCACCCACCATAATGCGCTGGATCTCGACATGTACCTGCGTATCGCGCCGGAACTGTACCTTAAACGTCTGGTGGTTGGCGGTTTCGAGCGCGTGTTCGAAATCAACCGTAACTTCCGTAACGAAGGTATCTCCGTTCGCCATAACCCTGAGTTCACCATGATGGAACTCTATATGGCGTACGCGGATTATAAAGATCTGATCGAGCTGACCGAATCTCTGTTCCGTACGCTTGCGCAGAACATCCTCGGCAAAACCGAAGTGCCGTACGGCGACGAAGTGTTTGATTTCGGCAAGCCGTTCGAAAAACTGACCATGCGCGAAGCGATCAAGAAATACCGTCCGGAAACCAACATGGCGGATCTGGATAATTTCGACAGCGCGAAAGCAATTGCTGACAGCATCGGTATCAAGGTTGAGAAGAGCTGGGGTCTGGGCCGTATCGTCACGGAGATCTTCGAAGAAGTGGCCGAAGCGCACTTGATCCAGCCGACCTTCATTACCGAATACCCGGCGGAAGTTTCGCCGCTGGCGCGTCGTAACGATCAGAACCCGGAAATCACCGACCGCTTTGAGTTCTTCATTGGCGGACGTGAAATCGGTAACGGCTTTAGCGAGCTGAACGACGCGGAAGATCAGGCGCAGCGCTTCCAGGATCAGGTCGATGCGAAAGCAGCGGGCGACGACGAAGCAATGTTCTTCGACGAAGACTACGTGACCGCGCTGGAACACGGCTTACCGCCGACTGCCGGCCTGGGTATCGGTATCGACCGTATGGTGATGCTGTTCACCAACAGCCATACCATTCGCGATGTGATCCTGTTCCCGGCGATGCGTCCGGTGAAATAA
- the prfB gene encoding peptide chain release factor 2 (programmed frameshift), which translates to MFEINPVKNRIQDLTERSDVLRGYLDYDAKKERLEEVNAELEQPDVWNEPERAQALGKERSSLEAIVDTLDQMRQGLEDVSGLLDLAVEAEDEETFNEAVAELDVLEEKLAQLEFRRMFSGEYDSADCYLDIQAGSGGTEAQDWASMLMRMYLRWAEARGFKTEIIEESEGEVAGIKSVTIKIMGDYAYGWLRTETGVHRLVRKSPFDSGGRRHTSFSSAFVYPEVDDDIDIEINPADLRIDVYRASGAGGQHVNRTESAVRITHIPTGLVTQCQNDRSQHKNKDQAMKQMKAKLYELEMQKKNAEKQAMEDTKSDIGWGSQIRSYVLDDSRIKDLRTGVETRNTQAVLDGSLDQFIEASLKAGL; encoded by the exons ATGTTTGAAATTAACCCGGTAAAAAATCGTATTCAGGACCTCACGGAGCGCTCCGACGTTCTTAGGGGGTATCTT GACTATGACGCCAAGAAAGAGCGTCTGGAAGAAGTAAACGCCGAGCTGGAACAGCCGGACGTGTGGAACGAACCTGAGCGCGCACAGGCGCTGGGCAAAGAGCGTTCCTCACTCGAAGCTATCGTTGATACGCTGGATCAAATGCGTCAGGGGCTGGAAGATGTCAGCGGCCTGCTGGATCTGGCGGTTGAAGCCGAAGACGAAGAAACCTTTAACGAAGCGGTCGCCGAACTGGATGTGCTGGAAGAGAAACTGGCGCAACTGGAGTTCCGCCGCATGTTCTCTGGCGAGTACGACAGCGCCGACTGCTACCTGGATATTCAGGCCGGTTCCGGCGGCACCGAAGCGCAGGACTGGGCGAGCATGTTAATGCGCATGTACCTGCGCTGGGCGGAAGCGCGCGGCTTTAAAACCGAGATTATTGAAGAGTCCGAAGGTGAAGTTGCCGGCATTAAATCTGTCACCATTAAGATCATGGGTGATTACGCCTACGGCTGGTTGCGTACCGAAACCGGCGTTCATCGCCTGGTGCGTAAGAGCCCGTTCGATTCCGGCGGACGTCGCCACACCTCGTTTAGCTCCGCGTTTGTCTACCCGGAAGTGGATGACGATATTGATATCGAAATCAACCCGGCGGACCTGCGCATTGACGTGTATCGCGCATCCGGCGCGGGCGGTCAGCACGTAAACCGTACGGAATCCGCGGTGCGTATTACCCACATTCCAACCGGGCTGGTCACTCAGTGCCAGAACGACCGCTCCCAGCATAAGAACAAAGACCAGGCCATGAAGCAGATGAAGGCGAAGCTTTATGAACTGGAAATGCAGAAGAAAAATGCTGAGAAACAGGCGATGGAAGACACCAAGTCGGACATCGGTTGGGGCAGCCAGATCCGATCTTATGTCCTGGATGATTCCCGCATTAAAGATCTGCGCACCGGGGTTGAAACCCGCAACACGCAGGCGGTGCTGGACGGCAGCCTGGATCAATTTATCGAAGCAAGTTTGAAAGCAGGGTTATGA
- the recJ gene encoding single-stranded-DNA-specific exonuclease RecJ — translation MKAQIKLRRREVDDAAELAADLPPLLRRLYASRGVRTASELERSVKGMLPWQQLTGIDDAVAQLYNALREGLRIIVVGDFDADGATSTALSVLALRALGCENVSYLVPNRFDDGYGLSPEVVDQAHARGAQLILTVDNGISSHAGVARAHELGIPVVVTDHHLPGDTLPDAEAIVNPNLRDCDFPSKSLAGVGVAFYLMLALRAFLRDNGWFEARGLAMPNLAELLDLVALGTVADVVPLDANNRILTWQGLSRIRAGRCRPGIKALLEIANRDAQKLAASDLGFALGPRLNAAGRLDDMSVGVALLLCDNLGEARQLASDLDALNQTRKEIEQGMQAEALTLCEQLERSGETLPGGLAMYHPEWHQGVVGILASRIKERFHRPVIAFAPAGDGVLKGSGRSIQGLHMRDALERLDMLFPGMMLKFGGHAMAAGLTLEENRFEEFRQRFGELVTEWLDPALLQGEIVSDGPLSAQEMTLEVAEMLREAGPWGQMFPEPLFDGEFRLLQQRLVGERHLKVMLEPVGGGPLLDGIAFNVDTSCWPDNGVRQVNIAYKLDVNEFRGNRSVQLIIENLWPL, via the coding sequence GTGAAAGCTCAGATAAAACTTCGCCGCCGTGAGGTGGATGACGCAGCAGAACTGGCCGCAGACTTGCCGCCGCTGCTGCGTCGCTTATACGCCAGCCGCGGTGTGCGCACGGCCAGTGAACTGGAACGCAGTGTTAAAGGCATGCTGCCGTGGCAACAACTTACCGGTATCGATGATGCAGTGGCGCAGCTTTATAACGCCTTACGTGAAGGGCTGCGCATTATTGTGGTGGGCGATTTCGATGCGGATGGCGCAACCAGCACCGCCCTTAGCGTGCTGGCATTGCGTGCGCTCGGTTGCGAAAACGTCAGTTACCTGGTGCCGAACCGTTTTGACGACGGGTATGGGCTGAGCCCGGAAGTGGTTGATCAAGCGCATGCGCGCGGTGCGCAGCTTATTCTGACGGTGGATAACGGCATCTCCTCACATGCCGGCGTGGCGCGGGCGCATGAACTCGGCATTCCGGTGGTAGTGACCGATCACCATCTGCCGGGTGACACGCTGCCGGATGCCGAAGCGATTGTTAACCCGAATCTGCGCGACTGTGATTTTCCATCGAAGTCGCTGGCCGGGGTTGGCGTCGCGTTCTATCTGATGCTGGCGCTGCGCGCCTTTTTGCGTGACAACGGCTGGTTTGAGGCGCGCGGCCTGGCGATGCCAAATCTGGCGGAACTGCTTGATTTGGTTGCGCTGGGAACGGTAGCGGACGTGGTGCCGCTGGATGCCAATAACCGCATTCTGACCTGGCAAGGGCTGAGCCGTATTCGTGCCGGACGCTGCCGTCCGGGCATTAAGGCGCTGCTGGAAATTGCCAACCGCGACGCGCAAAAGCTGGCGGCAAGCGATCTCGGTTTTGCGCTCGGGCCGCGCCTTAACGCGGCGGGCAGGCTGGATGATATGTCGGTAGGGGTTGCGCTGTTACTGTGCGATAACCTTGGCGAAGCGCGCCAGTTAGCCAGCGATCTTGACGCGTTGAACCAGACGCGCAAAGAGATTGAGCAGGGGATGCAGGCAGAAGCGCTGACGCTGTGCGAGCAGCTTGAACGCAGCGGTGAAACGTTGCCCGGCGGCTTAGCTATGTACCATCCCGAGTGGCATCAGGGAGTGGTCGGCATTCTCGCTTCGCGCATTAAAGAGCGCTTTCACCGCCCGGTGATCGCCTTCGCGCCAGCCGGAGACGGGGTGCTGAAAGGCTCGGGGCGTTCGATTCAGGGGCTGCATATGCGCGATGCGCTGGAGCGTCTGGATATGCTGTTTCCTGGCATGATGCTCAAATTCGGCGGTCACGCAATGGCGGCCGGTTTGACGCTGGAAGAAAACCGTTTTGAAGAGTTCCGCCAGCGCTTTGGCGAGCTGGTGACCGAATGGCTGGATCCGGCGTTATTACAAGGTGAGATTGTCTCTGACGGCCCGCTGTCGGCGCAGGAGATGACGCTGGAAGTCGCGGAGATGCTGCGGGAAGCTGGCCCCTGGGGGCAAATGTTCCCGGAACCGCTGTTTGACGGTGAGTTTCGCCTCCTGCAGCAGCGGTTGGTGGGTGAGCGTCATCTCAAGGTGATGCTGGAGCCGGTTGGCGGCGGTCCGCTGCTTGATGGTATCGCTTTTAACGTCGATACCTCCTGCTGGCCGGACAACGGTGTGCGGCAGGTAAATATTGCTTATAAACTGGATGTGAACGAGTTTCGCGGCAATCGTAGCGTACAGCTGATCATCGAGAATCTCTGGCCACTTTAG